The following are encoded in a window of Arthrobacter antioxidans genomic DNA:
- a CDS encoding sulfatase-like hydrolase/transferase: MSITEYNPGDRFPGVIGRTVEESKPAWPAPRRAPDGAPNVVLVVLDDVGYGQISCFGGLVETPNIDRVAASGLRYANMHTTALCSPSRSCILTGRNHHSNGVASIMELATGFPGYDGRMPFENGMLPEMLIDHGYNTFCVGKWHLSPSEDNSPAGPFHRRPLGRGFERYYGFLGGETNQWYPDLTQDNASVQQPRLPEDGYHLSEDLADQAIRMILDSEANAPDKPFFMYYAPGAGHAPHHVPKDWADRYRGRFDEGWDAYRETVFARQKEIGLFPADAGLSPRDPDVPEWDSLNADERRLYARMMEVYAGFVSHADHHFGRVLDTLQQIGELDNTLVMVISDNGASGEGGVTGSFNEMLFFNQVPEKFEDNLAKIDELGGARAYNHYPWGWTWAGNTPFRRWKRETYRGGATDPFVVAWPARIAARGEVRSQYAHAIDLVPTVLDALKLEPPAAVRGVTQAPIEGVSFAQSFDTADAPTGHATQYFEMFGHRAIHHDGWRAVCPWPGPSYTEAAAAGRRMGEPITPEVLERLDASGWELYDITADPTESSDLAAEHPDQLRKLIALWWEEAEKYKVLPLDGSLQERLTTERPQTSRPRTRFTYRPHTSLVPAFAAPPVLNRPHSIEADVEIPVDDTSGVLIAQGGDAGGYTFFMDGGRLRYVYNYVGREQFEVSSSAPLSPGRHTLRYEFEPTGRPDFTVGKGTPGRAQLYIDGTLVGNADFPYTTPLLFELEGLSCGYDFGAPATKNYQPPFTFTGTIHSVTIEVSGDLIRDHDADIARLMAQQ, encoded by the coding sequence ATGTCGATCACGGAGTACAACCCGGGTGACCGGTTCCCGGGCGTCATCGGGCGGACCGTCGAGGAGTCGAAGCCGGCCTGGCCCGCTCCCCGACGGGCTCCTGACGGAGCGCCGAACGTGGTGCTCGTCGTCCTCGACGACGTGGGCTACGGGCAGATCTCCTGCTTCGGCGGACTGGTGGAGACACCGAACATCGACCGCGTCGCGGCGAGCGGCCTGCGGTACGCGAATATGCACACGACCGCACTGTGTTCACCGAGTCGGTCGTGCATCCTGACCGGCCGCAACCATCATTCCAACGGTGTTGCCAGCATCATGGAGCTGGCCACCGGCTTCCCCGGCTACGACGGCAGGATGCCGTTCGAGAACGGCATGCTGCCGGAGATGTTGATCGACCACGGCTACAACACGTTCTGTGTGGGCAAGTGGCATCTGTCGCCGTCCGAGGACAATTCCCCGGCAGGGCCGTTCCACCGGCGGCCTCTCGGGCGTGGATTCGAACGCTACTACGGGTTCCTGGGCGGCGAGACCAACCAGTGGTACCCCGATCTCACCCAGGACAACGCGTCGGTCCAGCAGCCGCGGCTGCCCGAGGACGGCTACCACCTGAGTGAGGATCTCGCGGATCAGGCCATCAGGATGATCCTGGACAGCGAGGCCAACGCACCGGACAAGCCGTTCTTCATGTACTACGCCCCCGGGGCAGGACACGCCCCGCACCACGTGCCGAAGGACTGGGCGGACCGGTACCGCGGCCGGTTCGACGAGGGGTGGGACGCGTACCGGGAAACGGTGTTCGCCCGGCAGAAGGAGATCGGCCTGTTCCCGGCCGACGCCGGACTATCCCCCCGCGACCCCGATGTACCGGAGTGGGACTCGCTGAACGCCGACGAGCGTCGGTTGTACGCACGGATGATGGAGGTCTACGCCGGGTTCGTCTCGCATGCCGACCACCACTTCGGACGCGTGCTGGACACCCTCCAGCAGATCGGTGAACTCGACAACACACTGGTCATGGTCATCTCGGACAACGGCGCCTCGGGCGAAGGCGGTGTGACGGGCTCCTTCAACGAGATGCTGTTCTTCAATCAGGTTCCCGAGAAGTTCGAGGACAACCTTGCCAAGATCGACGAACTGGGCGGCGCCCGGGCCTACAACCACTATCCGTGGGGGTGGACGTGGGCGGGCAACACGCCGTTCCGGCGCTGGAAGCGTGAGACGTACCGTGGTGGGGCGACCGACCCGTTCGTCGTCGCCTGGCCTGCGCGGATCGCGGCACGCGGCGAAGTCCGCAGCCAGTACGCCCACGCCATCGATCTGGTGCCTACGGTTCTCGACGCCCTGAAATTGGAGCCGCCGGCCGCCGTGCGCGGAGTCACCCAGGCACCCATCGAAGGGGTCAGCTTCGCCCAGTCCTTCGACACGGCGGACGCACCGACCGGCCACGCCACGCAGTACTTCGAGATGTTCGGCCACAGGGCGATCCATCACGACGGGTGGCGGGCCGTGTGCCCCTGGCCGGGACCGAGTTATACGGAGGCCGCGGCCGCGGGTCGCCGGATGGGAGAGCCGATCACCCCGGAGGTCCTCGAGCGGCTCGACGCGAGCGGATGGGAGCTCTACGACATCACCGCGGATCCCACCGAGTCGTCCGACCTCGCTGCCGAGCACCCCGACCAGCTGCGGAAGCTGATCGCCCTGTGGTGGGAGGAAGCCGAGAAATACAAGGTCCTGCCCCTGGACGGTTCGCTGCAGGAACGTCTGACGACCGAGCGTCCGCAGACATCGAGGCCACGAACCCGCTTCACCTATCGCCCCCACACCTCCCTGGTCCCGGCTTTCGCGGCTCCGCCGGTCCTCAACCGGCCCCACTCCATCGAGGCCGACGTCGAGATTCCCGTCGACGACACCAGCGGCGTTCTCATCGCCCAGGGTGGAGATGCCGGCGGCTACACCTTCTTCATGGACGGCGGACGCCTGCGGTACGTCTACAACTATGTGGGCCGCGAACAGTTCGAAGTGTCGTCCTCCGCACCGCTCTCTCCAGGACGGCACACCCTCCGCTACGAATTCGAGCCCACGGGCCGGCCCGACTTCACGGTGGGCAAAGGAACACCCGGACGCGCCCAGCTCTACATCGACGGCACCCTGGTCGGGAACGCGGACTTCCCCTACACCACGCCGCTCCTCTTCGAACTCGAAGGACTCAGTTGCGGATACGACTTCGGCGCCCCGGCGACCAAGAACTATCAGCCACCGTTCACCTTCACGGGCACGATCCACTCGGTCACCATCGAGGTGTCCGGCGACCTGATTCGCGACCACGACGCCGACATAGCACGGCTGATGGCGCAGCAGTGA
- the fmdA gene encoding formamidase, which produces MPDVIFPLDSTRKFEDQEKVGHNRWHPEIPPVATVKPGDSFRVHCREWFDGAIVNDDSADDILNAPLLTVHKLSGPFAVEGVKPGDLLVVDILDVGPIPQEDSGPLAGQGWGYTGIFSRNNGGGFLTDQFPDAYKAIWDFSGQVATSRHVPEVSYVGLIHPGLMGTAPSAGLLATWNKREGDLIATDPHRVPPLALPPEAEHALLGGLPASEFDRVAGEAARTAPPRENGGNQDIKNLSKGSRIFYPVFVDGANLSLGDLHFSQGDGEITFCGAIEMGGFIDLRVDVIRGGMDTYGVSENAIFMPGIVEPRYSEWIAFSGTSVTLDGTQHYLDSHLSYQRACLHAIDYLTKFGYSPEQAYLLLGSAPIEGRLSGVVDIPNSCSTVYIPTAIFDFDVRPSAAGPHRIDPGMGAPRSSNT; this is translated from the coding sequence ATGCCTGACGTCATATTCCCGCTCGATTCGACCAGGAAGTTCGAGGACCAGGAGAAAGTCGGACACAATCGCTGGCACCCCGAGATTCCCCCGGTGGCCACCGTGAAGCCCGGGGACTCCTTCAGGGTCCACTGTCGGGAATGGTTCGACGGCGCCATCGTCAACGACGATTCCGCCGACGACATCCTGAATGCTCCGCTCCTCACGGTCCACAAACTCAGTGGCCCCTTCGCCGTGGAAGGAGTGAAGCCGGGGGACCTCCTCGTCGTCGACATCCTGGATGTCGGCCCGATCCCCCAGGAGGATTCGGGTCCGCTCGCCGGGCAGGGGTGGGGGTACACCGGCATCTTCTCGCGGAACAACGGCGGCGGGTTCCTGACCGACCAGTTCCCCGACGCCTACAAGGCCATCTGGGACTTCAGCGGGCAGGTGGCGACCTCGCGCCATGTGCCGGAGGTGTCCTACGTGGGTCTCATCCACCCGGGCCTGATGGGCACGGCGCCGTCCGCCGGCCTGCTGGCGACGTGGAACAAGCGGGAGGGGGACCTGATTGCCACGGACCCGCACCGCGTCCCCCCGCTCGCCCTGCCGCCCGAGGCGGAGCACGCCCTGCTCGGGGGCCTGCCGGCGTCGGAGTTCGACCGCGTGGCCGGGGAGGCGGCCCGCACGGCGCCGCCCCGGGAGAACGGCGGCAACCAGGACATCAAGAACCTGTCGAAGGGCTCCCGGATCTTCTACCCCGTGTTCGTGGACGGGGCGAACCTGTCCCTGGGCGATCTCCACTTCTCGCAGGGCGACGGCGAGATCACGTTCTGCGGTGCGATCGAGATGGGCGGCTTCATCGACCTCCGGGTCGACGTCATCAGGGGCGGCATGGACACCTACGGCGTGAGCGAGAATGCCATCTTCATGCCCGGCATCGTCGAGCCCCGGTACAGCGAATGGATCGCGTTCTCCGGCACCTCCGTGACCCTCGACGGCACGCAGCACTACCTCGACTCGCACCTGTCCTACCAGCGGGCCTGCCTGCACGCGATCGACTACCTGACGAAGTTCGGCTACAGCCCGGAGCAGGCCTACCTGCTGCTGGGCTCGGCGCCGATCGAGGGCAGGCTCTCGGGCGTGGTGGACATTCCCAACTCCTGCTCCACCGTCTACATCCCCACGGCGATCTTCGACTTCGACGTCCGCCCCTCCGCGGCCGGCCCACACAGGATCGACCCCGGCATGGGTGCGCCGAGGTCGAGCAACACCTAG
- a CDS encoding GntR family transcriptional regulator has protein sequence MIEEGKPLFVQIAEQVEDSIVDGSIAEEAQAPSTNELAAFYRINPATAAKGVNMLVDKGVLYKRRGIGMFVAAGARELLLSERRSDFALRYVQPLLAEARRIGLEPDDVASLVRAGAAPATP, from the coding sequence GTGATCGAGGAAGGCAAGCCCCTGTTCGTGCAGATCGCCGAGCAGGTCGAGGACTCGATCGTGGACGGGAGCATCGCCGAGGAGGCGCAGGCTCCTTCGACGAACGAACTCGCCGCCTTCTACCGCATCAATCCGGCGACCGCGGCGAAGGGGGTGAACATGCTCGTCGACAAGGGAGTGCTCTACAAGCGTCGGGGGATCGGCATGTTCGTCGCCGCCGGCGCACGCGAGCTGCTGCTCAGCGAGCGGCGCAGCGACTTCGCCCTCCGCTATGTGCAGCCCCTGCTTGCCGAGGCCCGCAGGATCGGGCTCGAACCGGACGACGTCGCCAGCCTCGTCCGTGCCGGTGCTGCACCGGCAACACCCTAG
- a CDS encoding formylglycine-generating enzyme family protein encodes MPVTPAMLHIPAGEFRMGSEEFYADEGPRHQVRVPPFELDERPVTNADFAVFVAATRYVTVAERPLDPVGFPGLSPQDLAPGGLVFTPSPGPVDLGDWTQWWRWVPGACWRQPLGPGSSIDGKEDHPVVQVSFADAGAYAAWVGKRLPEEVEWEFAARGGLSDEFAYAWGDEVRPDGVLMANTWQGRFPYLHTGANGWKGTSPVGTFPANGYGLLDMIGNVWEWTSTYYSARHDSVDTSASHRQVSGCACTPHRDRAAESAEPGSGIPRRVLKGGSHLCAPEYCLRYRPAARSPQTEDTATSHIGFRCARPLEDPAS; translated from the coding sequence ATGCCTGTGACGCCCGCGATGCTGCACATCCCGGCCGGTGAGTTCCGGATGGGATCGGAGGAGTTCTACGCCGACGAGGGGCCCCGGCACCAGGTGCGCGTACCACCCTTCGAACTGGACGAGCGTCCCGTCACCAACGCGGACTTCGCCGTCTTCGTCGCGGCAACGAGGTACGTGACGGTGGCCGAGCGGCCGCTGGACCCGGTCGGGTTTCCCGGCCTGTCACCCCAGGACCTGGCCCCGGGCGGGTTGGTCTTCACGCCGTCACCCGGTCCGGTGGACCTGGGTGACTGGACACAGTGGTGGCGCTGGGTCCCGGGCGCGTGCTGGCGGCAGCCGCTGGGGCCCGGATCGTCCATCGACGGCAAGGAGGACCACCCGGTGGTGCAGGTATCCTTCGCGGACGCCGGCGCCTATGCGGCCTGGGTCGGCAAACGATTACCGGAGGAAGTCGAGTGGGAATTCGCCGCCAGGGGCGGACTGTCCGATGAATTCGCCTATGCGTGGGGTGACGAGGTCAGGCCGGACGGCGTGCTGATGGCCAACACGTGGCAGGGACGATTCCCCTACCTCCACACGGGTGCGAACGGGTGGAAGGGGACCTCCCCGGTCGGGACGTTCCCTGCGAACGGGTACGGGCTCCTCGACATGATCGGGAACGTGTGGGAGTGGACCAGCACCTACTACTCGGCCCGCCACGACTCGGTCGACACATCAGCGAGTCACCGACAGGTCAGCGGATGCGCCTGCACCCCGCACCGGGACAGGGCCGCCGAGAGCGCTGAGCCCGGGTCCGGCATCCCCCGCCGCGTCCTCAAGGGAGGCTCGCACCTGTGCGCTCCGGAGTACTGCCTCCGCTACCGCCCGGCCGCCCGCTCCCCGCAGACCGAGGACACGGCGACCTCGCATATCGGCTTCCGGTGCGCACGTCCACTCGAAGACCCCGCATCCTAG
- a CDS encoding MDR family MFS transporter, giving the protein MTQSPPSRVTDADPGRDAQRADAAGRTARTADAPAVAAGALPARDKLVITLLLISAFVVILNETIMGVAIPRLVTDLGITVGAGQWLTTAFMLTMAVVIPITGFLLQRFNTRPVFMAAMSLFSLGTFIAAMAPGFEILVVGRVVQASGTAIMMPLLMTTVMTLVPPASRGKVMGNISIVISVAPALGPTISGAILSALDWRWLFWLVLPISLAALAIGSAKMQNVTTPRRSSIDVPSVVLSAVAFGGIIYGLSQLGEASTGSPVPAWLPLVVGLAGLAVFVTRQLVLQRRDAALLDLRVFTSRNFSVSIVAIAVSMMALFGTIILIPIYAQSVLGLSPFQSGLLLLPGGLAMGLLGPIVGRIYDRRGPRVLLIPGAFLVSAVFWAMTQVTETTPVPLVLGAHVLLSIGLALMFTPLLTSALGSVRPRLYSHGSAVFGTVQQLAGAAGTALFISVMTLRSTSLAETGAAADAALAGGIRAAFLYGAVIFLLAVVASFFVRRPETADDAPAPLH; this is encoded by the coding sequence ATGACCCAGAGCCCCCCGTCCCGCGTCACGGACGCCGATCCCGGCCGGGACGCGCAGCGCGCGGACGCCGCCGGCCGGACCGCCCGGACGGCGGACGCCCCTGCCGTCGCAGCAGGCGCCCTCCCGGCCCGCGACAAGCTGGTGATCACGCTCCTGCTCATCTCGGCGTTCGTGGTGATCCTCAACGAGACGATCATGGGCGTCGCGATCCCGCGCCTGGTCACGGACCTCGGCATCACGGTGGGCGCCGGCCAGTGGCTGACCACGGCGTTCATGCTCACCATGGCCGTGGTCATCCCGATCACCGGCTTCCTCCTGCAGCGCTTCAACACCCGGCCCGTCTTCATGGCGGCGATGAGCCTGTTCAGCCTGGGCACGTTCATCGCGGCGATGGCTCCCGGCTTCGAGATCCTCGTGGTGGGACGCGTGGTGCAGGCCAGCGGCACCGCGATCATGATGCCGCTGCTCATGACCACGGTCATGACGCTCGTACCGCCGGCCTCCCGGGGCAAGGTGATGGGCAACATCTCGATCGTCATCTCCGTCGCCCCCGCCCTCGGCCCCACCATCTCCGGCGCCATCCTCAGCGCGCTCGACTGGCGCTGGCTGTTCTGGCTGGTCCTGCCGATCTCGCTCGCGGCCCTGGCCATCGGCTCGGCCAAGATGCAGAACGTGACCACGCCGCGGCGATCCTCCATCGACGTCCCCTCGGTGGTCCTCTCCGCCGTCGCCTTCGGCGGCATCATCTACGGGCTGAGCCAGCTCGGCGAGGCGTCCACCGGCAGCCCTGTCCCCGCCTGGCTGCCCCTCGTCGTCGGCCTGGCCGGCCTCGCGGTGTTCGTCACCCGCCAGCTCGTCCTGCAACGGCGCGACGCCGCACTGCTCGACCTGCGGGTGTTCACCTCGAGGAACTTCTCCGTCTCGATCGTCGCGATCGCGGTCAGCATGATGGCGCTGTTCGGCACCATCATCCTGATCCCCATCTACGCCCAGTCCGTCCTCGGCCTGAGTCCCTTCCAGTCCGGCCTGCTCCTGCTTCCCGGCGGGCTGGCCATGGGACTGCTCGGCCCGATCGTCGGGCGCATCTACGACCGCCGCGGACCCCGCGTCCTCCTGATCCCGGGCGCGTTCCTGGTGAGCGCCGTCTTCTGGGCCATGACGCAGGTGACCGAGACAACGCCCGTGCCCCTCGTCCTCGGCGCGCACGTGCTGCTCAGCATCGGGCTCGCGCTCATGTTCACGCCGCTCCTCACCTCGGCCCTGGGCTCGGTGCGGCCGCGGCTGTACTCCCATGGCAGCGCGGTCTTCGGCACCGTCCAGCAGCTGGCCGGCGCCGCCGGCACCGCGCTGTTCATCTCGGTGATGACGCTCCGGAGCACATCGCTCGCGGAGACCGGCGCCGCGGCCGACGCCGCGCTCGCCGGGGGCATCCGCGCGGCCTTCCTGTACGGCGCGGTCATCTTCCTGCTCGCCGTCGTCGCCTCGTTCTTCGTCCGCAGGCCCGAGACCGCCGACGACGCCCCGGCACCCCTGCACTAG
- a CDS encoding SGNH/GDSL hydrolase family protein, whose protein sequence is MGGSTGGPRAAVLSAVVALGLLLGCVPPAAADTPDPSLPVGSIVENPSTDRREIVVQDLPRTAVLIGDSQASGKQSWPQVALRSLGYSVRFAGAGGTGFVASNHRDRVPNYYDSLTSNRWVLPHGDPALVVIGGGGNDAALGASDGDILGSANALILGLQRIYPSSRLVMVGTLSRSAEDGGGRRHEVDTLLGGLAEKRGIPFVSAGDWLTTHDLAAFLADKVHLNAGGNKRAAVVLEKDLRALRLSAADVLAARTPPTRALAPLP, encoded by the coding sequence ATGGGTGGGAGCACTGGCGGTCCCCGCGCGGCGGTCCTGTCGGCCGTCGTGGCACTGGGCCTCCTCCTCGGCTGCGTTCCCCCCGCCGCGGCGGACACCCCCGACCCATCGCTCCCGGTCGGCAGCATCGTGGAAAACCCGTCCACGGACCGGCGGGAGATCGTGGTGCAGGATCTCCCGCGCACCGCCGTCCTCATCGGCGACTCCCAGGCCTCCGGGAAGCAGAGCTGGCCGCAGGTCGCCCTGCGCAGCCTCGGCTACTCGGTGAGGTTCGCGGGAGCGGGCGGCACAGGATTCGTCGCGTCGAACCATCGCGACCGCGTCCCCAACTACTACGACTCCCTCACGAGCAACCGGTGGGTCCTGCCGCACGGGGACCCGGCCCTCGTCGTCATCGGCGGCGGCGGCAACGATGCCGCACTCGGGGCGTCCGACGGCGACATCCTCGGCAGTGCGAACGCCCTGATCCTCGGTCTCCAGCGCATCTATCCGTCATCACGCCTCGTCATGGTCGGCACCCTCAGCCGCAGCGCCGAGGACGGCGGCGGCCGGCGCCACGAGGTGGACACCCTGCTGGGCGGTCTGGCGGAGAAACGAGGCATTCCCTTCGTCTCGGCGGGTGACTGGCTGACGACCCACGACCTCGCGGCCTTCCTCGCCGACAAGGTCCATCTGAACGCCGGCGGCAACAAGCGCGCAGCGGTGGTCCTCGAGAAGGATCTCCGGGCACTGCGGCTGAGCGCCGCGGACGTGCTCGCCGCCCGGACGCCGCCCACCCGCGCGCTCGCGCCGCTCCCCTAG
- a CDS encoding ABC transporter ATP-binding protein: MDPVIEVTNLTKRYKDVLALDDVGFDIQRDTIYGFLGRNGAGKTTAMSILTAQNLPTSGRVRVFGEDPYENARVLSRMCFVRESQKYPDDATPRHAFTSARLFFPRWDQGLADELVDEFQLPLKRTIKKLSRGQLSAVGVIIGLASRAEITFFDEPYLGLDAVARQIFYDRLLTDYAEHPRTVLLSSHLIDEVSNLIERVLVIDAGRIIMDRSTEDARAEATNVVGDSAIVERALHGHEVIHRESLGRVASVTILGRLDDGERAALAASGLDLAPVSLQQLIVRLTQQKTPGPGALAEATQEGSLR, encoded by the coding sequence ATGGACCCTGTCATCGAGGTCACGAACCTCACGAAACGCTACAAGGACGTACTGGCCCTCGACGACGTCGGCTTCGACATCCAGCGGGACACCATCTACGGCTTCCTGGGACGCAACGGAGCCGGCAAGACGACGGCGATGTCGATCCTCACGGCGCAGAACCTCCCGACGAGCGGGCGGGTGCGCGTCTTCGGTGAGGACCCCTACGAGAACGCGCGCGTGCTCAGCCGCATGTGCTTCGTGCGCGAGAGCCAGAAGTATCCCGACGATGCGACGCCGCGCCATGCGTTCACCTCCGCCCGCCTGTTCTTCCCCCGGTGGGACCAGGGTCTCGCCGACGAGCTCGTGGACGAGTTCCAGCTGCCGCTCAAGCGCACGATCAAGAAGCTCTCGCGCGGGCAGCTCTCGGCCGTCGGCGTCATCATCGGTCTCGCGTCCCGCGCGGAGATCACCTTCTTCGACGAGCCGTATCTCGGCCTGGACGCCGTTGCCCGCCAGATCTTCTACGACCGCCTCCTGACCGACTACGCGGAGCATCCGCGGACGGTGCTCCTCTCCAGCCACCTCATCGACGAGGTCTCGAACCTCATCGAGCGCGTGCTCGTGATCGACGCTGGGCGCATCATCATGGACCGGTCCACGGAGGACGCCCGCGCAGAGGCGACCAACGTCGTCGGCGACTCCGCCATCGTGGAGCGGGCCCTGCACGGCCACGAGGTCATCCACCGCGAGAGCCTCGGCCGCGTGGCATCCGTGACGATCCTCGGTCGTCTCGACGACGGCGAGCGGGCGGCGCTCGCCGCGAGCGGACTCGATCTCGCGCCCGTCTCCCTGCAGCAGCTCATCGTGCGCCTCACCCAGCAGAAGACGCCCGGCCCCGGAGCGCTCGCCGAGGCCACCCAGGAAGGAAGCCTCCGATGA
- a CDS encoding DNA alkylation repair protein, translating into MSTPSDAAAFIDDALQYESSWERAEDYERRLGTRLEYYGASIGAIRGTVRNAERRYPELGHDDVTALASDLWSRPVFERRLAAVVLLQSAGRLLRHSDLTRIEGFLRSAHLPELADPLAVDVVGPLLLRLRGQDALRAASVLDRWAAGEDAALRRAAVLAHLPAFRAGQGDDASFRRTVRLVSGAGQGRMPAVEEAVDLVRGSGAA; encoded by the coding sequence ATGAGCACGCCCTCCGACGCTGCCGCCTTCATCGACGACGCCCTCCAGTACGAGAGCTCCTGGGAGCGCGCCGAGGACTACGAGCGGCGCTTGGGGACGCGCCTCGAGTACTACGGGGCCTCCATCGGCGCGATCCGCGGGACCGTCCGCAATGCGGAACGCCGGTACCCGGAGCTGGGGCACGACGACGTCACCGCCCTCGCCTCCGACCTCTGGTCCCGTCCCGTGTTCGAACGCCGCCTGGCGGCCGTGGTGCTGCTGCAGTCGGCGGGCCGGCTGCTGCGCCACTCCGACCTCACCCGCATCGAGGGCTTCCTCCGCTCGGCGCACCTGCCCGAACTGGCGGATCCGCTCGCGGTGGACGTGGTGGGGCCGCTGCTCCTGCGGCTGCGCGGCCAGGATGCCCTCCGGGCGGCGTCCGTCCTGGACCGGTGGGCGGCCGGCGAGGACGCCGCGCTGCGCCGGGCGGCGGTCCTGGCCCACCTGCCGGCCTTCCGGGCGGGGCAGGGCGACGACGCCTCGTTCCGTCGGACGGTCCGCCTCGTCTCGGGCGCCGGGCAGGGACGCATGCCCGCGGTCGAGGAGGCCGTCGACCTGGTGCGGGGCAGCGGCGCGGCCTGA
- a CDS encoding zinc ribbon domain-containing protein, which yields MGAAPAEDACPTCGEPARRKISAPHVSRTGTSAFRLIDSTERSAAEPGVVSGSLPSTGRGNSVYPTNPLHRKLPRP from the coding sequence ATGGGGGCGGCGCCCGCGGAGGATGCCTGCCCCACCTGCGGGGAGCCGGCCCGGCGGAAGATCAGTGCACCCCACGTCTCCAGGACGGGAACATCGGCCTTCCGGCTGATCGACTCGACCGAACGCAGCGCAGCGGAACCCGGGGTGGTCTCCGGGAGCCTTCCGTCCACCGGCAGAGGGAACTCTGTCTACCCGACGAATCCTCTTCACCGGAAACTGCCGCGCCCCTAG
- a CDS encoding neutral zinc metallopeptidase — translation MSFIDNVRRDPSRVSDRRGRGRGAAIGGGVAHESGHHIQNLISLPSRDTFAASDLDAP, via the coding sequence ATGAGCTTCATCGACAACGTCCGACGCGACCCCTCGCGGGTCAGCGACCGGCGGGGGCGAGGACGGGGCGCGGCCATCGGCGGCGGCGTGGCCCATGAGTCCGGCCACCACATCCAGAACCTCATCAGCCTGCCGTCCCGCGACACGTTCGCCGCATCCGACCTCGACGCCCCATGA
- a CDS encoding glycosyltransferase: MTHRLAVVVPVFNEPGIARTLDALRGQRDAADLRIYVVDNGSTDDTVQRVEGYAAAQPGLDVRLLVERQKGTGAACDTGFRAAIADGFTLVARTDGDSEPEADWTSRIRALFTQYPEVQLIGGTSVPLRDGHFRWGDDLLMPGAMATLRVMMAVQHLDPAYLRFVAGHNMAVRSAAYLASGGIARTSIDERDEDIDFSVRISRRLGLGAVHIDPQLRVATSMRRVRRYGLGLMGVHHLMPALRGKIVRTIDIR; this comes from the coding sequence GTGACCCACCGCCTCGCCGTCGTCGTCCCGGTGTTCAACGAACCCGGCATCGCCCGCACACTCGACGCCCTCCGCGGGCAGCGCGACGCCGCGGACCTGCGCATCTACGTCGTGGACAACGGCTCCACCGATGACACCGTGCAGCGCGTCGAAGGCTACGCGGCCGCCCAGCCCGGCCTCGACGTCCGGCTCCTGGTGGAGCGGCAGAAGGGCACGGGCGCGGCGTGCGATACCGGGTTCCGCGCGGCCATCGCGGACGGCTTCACGCTCGTGGCCCGCACCGACGGCGACAGCGAGCCCGAGGCGGACTGGACCAGCCGCATCCGCGCCCTGTTCACGCAGTACCCGGAGGTGCAGCTGATCGGCGGCACGAGCGTCCCGCTGCGGGACGGGCACTTCCGGTGGGGGGATGACCTCCTCATGCCCGGTGCGATGGCGACGCTGCGGGTCATGATGGCTGTGCAGCACCTTGACCCCGCCTACCTGCGCTTCGTCGCCGGACACAACATGGCGGTGCGTTCCGCGGCCTACCTGGCGAGCGGCGGGATCGCGCGGACGTCGATCGACGAGCGCGACGAGGACATCGACTTCTCCGTCAGGATCTCGCGCCGCCTCGGCCTCGGCGCCGTGCACATCGACCCGCAGCTGCGGGTGGCGACGTCGATGCGGCGCGTCCGCCGGTACGGGCTCGGACTGATGGGCGTCCACCACCTCATGCCGGCGCTCCGGGGCAAGATCGTCCGGACCATCGACATCCGCTAG